A genomic stretch from Mya arenaria isolate MELC-2E11 chromosome 10, ASM2691426v1 includes:
- the LOC128204416 gene encoding carbohydrate sulfotransferase 15-like, whose translation MTEQREVYPRCCFNNHGRGRRHIVWVLISVVPLLLLYFTFYKYHVGVLKSDFLIQLKVNKNLANQSVRSEQIVRNKGVSSKSIKGSKGNGQDSEIHYETSTKNLIPLNKLLADKIDHKTDKWQKVSLNSSVKGIPNEYNKAFNVTLNENRNITNKNGSKYPESSGNNRKQPAPIKLVARKFPRNFEHVDLMKMEPFTFLEEYRNPCYAVEQTEDRKLPLQCIPYFYLIGAPKSGTTDLFRRITKHREISENVVKEPHWLTRKRFSSNPYWASYEEYFRAATRQINAKKDPDGFHPVIVGDCSASTLWDNDYWTFLPEYKNLTEPLYTNADYIHHFNPDAKIIAILRNPIDRLYSDYLYFTAGKDKGPERFHERVKKTGDDYSPHLRLKVCQKTSMVFTLFEENHLSSNNSDGSLTLMVNSIPMDVS comes from the exons GTTTATCCAAGATGCTGTTTCAATAACCATGGAAGAGGTAGACGCCATATTGTTTGGGTGCTCATTTCGGTTGTTCCTCTGTTGctattgtattttacattttacaagtaTCATGTTGGCGTTCTGAAGAGCGATTTCCTTATACAgctaaaagtaaacaaaaatctAGCGAACCAAAGCGTTCGGAGTGAACAGATTGTGCGAAACAAAGGCGTTTCATCAAAATCTATAAAGGGATCGAAAGGCAATGGGCAAGATTCAGAGATACATTATGAGACAAGTACAAAGAACTTGATTCCACTGAATAAACTCTTAGCAGATAAAATCGACCATAAAACAGACAAATGGCAGAAGGTTAGTTTGAACTCCAGCGTTAAAGGTATACCAAATGAGTACAACAAGGCATTTAATGTCACATTGAATGAGAACAGAAACATCACCAATAAGAATGGTTCAAAATATCCTGAATCGAGCGGAAACAATCGAAAGCAGCCAGCGCCTATAAAACTGGTAGCCAGGAAGTTCCCAAGAAATTTTGAACATGTTGACCTTATGAAAATG GAGCCGTTTACATTCCTCGAAGAATATAGAAATCCATGCTACGCTGTTGAGCAAACCGAAGACCGGAAACTGCCTTTACAGTGTATACCATACTTTTATCTTATTGGTGCCCCGAAGTCCGGCACTACGGACTTGTTTAGGAGGATTACCAAACACCGGGAAATCTCAGAGAATGTTGTAAAAGAACCACACTGGCTAACGAGAAAGAGATTCT CTTCAAATCCTTATTGGGCTTCTTATGAGGAATACTTCCGAGCTGCAACAAGACAAATTAACGCAAAGAAAGACCCCGACGGTTTCCATCCAGTTATTGTTG GCGACTGCAGTGCCTCCACCCTGTGGGACAACGATTATTGGACCTTTCTGCCAGAATACAAGAACCTCACTGAACCTTTATATACCAATGCCGAttatattcaccattttaatcCAGATGCAAAAATTATTGCGATTTTGAGAAATCCTATTGACAG ATTGTATTccgattatttatatttcacggCAGGCAAGGACAAAGGTCCAGAAAGATTTCATGAAAGAGTGAA gAAAACTGGTGATGATTATTCACCTCACCTACGCCTCAAAGTTTGTCAGAAAACTAGCATGGTCTTCACCCTTTTCGAGGAAAACCACCTCTCTTCAAACAACTCAGACGGGTCTCTGACATTGATGGTTAACTCAATACCCATGgatgtatcatga